The stretch of DNA GCGCATCGGGGCTCCAGCTCGCCCGGTGCATCTTGATGCCGTGGCCGGTCTCGTCGACGCGCTGGGCATTGTCGTGGCCGTCCCAGACATAGGGCATGATGATGGCGGGCTTGCCGAAATAGAGGCACTCGGTGAAGGTGTTGTTGCCGCCGTGATGGATGACGGCATCGACCTGCGGAATCACCGAAGGCTGCGGGAACCACTTGCCGAGCACAACGTTCGGCGGCGGCGCCTCGTATTCGTCGATATAGGCTCCGACATTGACCAAGGCTCGCACCGGCATGGCGCCGAGCGCCGCGATCAGGCGCTTCAGCACCGGCGTGTCGCCGGAGCCGAGCGAGCCGAAGGAGACGTAGATGAGCGGCTTGCCGGCATTGGCCGCGAACGCCGGCACCACATAGGGCTTGTCCTGCCGCACCGAGCCTTCGAGGTACTGGAAGCGCCCGGGGTCGAGCGGCTCACGGCGCCTGAAGCGCACCGCCTCGGGATAGAGCAGGATGTTGAGATAGGGCGAGGCCTCGAAGAACTGGCCGAGCGGATAGGGCTCCTCGCCGTTCTCGCGCAGGAAATCGTTGAAGCGGGCATGGATCGGCCCGATCACCGCGTTGAAATGCGCCTCGAAGGCGGCGAAGCCGGGCTTGTCGCCCTCGGCGCAGCCGGAAAGGTGCGGCGGGATGTCGGGGTCGGGGATCTCGTTCTCGCTGCAGGAGATGATCCGGACCCAGGGTTTGCCGTAGTGCTTGATGGCCGGAAACAGGATGACGTTGTCGACGCAGATCAGGTCCGGCTTCACCGCGTCGAGCACGCGCGGCAGGTCCTTCTGGGCCCAGACCGCGGTGTCGACGATGGCGTCCCAGCAATCCCTGACATAGGTGCCGACCTGCTCGTAGGGCGTCTTGTTGAAGTTCGGGATATGGCCGTTGATGAAGGTCTGCCAGTACTGCGCCAGCTCGTCGGCGCCCATCGGCGGGGCCATGGTGACGATGTGCTCGGGAAAGCCGTATTCGGCATAGGTGCCGGCCATGTCGCCGGCGGTGATGAACGTTGCCTTGTGCCCCAGCGCCTCGCAGGCCTGGGCGATGCCGACCGAGTTGAGCGCCGGCCCGTAGGCTGCCTCGGGAAAGAACGCGATTGTCGCCATGAAGCGCTCCCTGTCAGGATCCATGCGGGGTTGAAGCGGGCTCCGGACCGCCGCCGAGCAGGCGGGCATGGGCCGGATCGAAGACGGCGACCGCCGCGTCGCCGACGTCGAGCGGGGCGGCATCGATATCGGCGGCGCGGCGGGCGATGCTGAGCGTGGCGCCGTTGGCGAGCCTCAGATGCACGCTCTGCCCGGCGCCGTGATAGGCGATCTCGGCGACGGCGCCCGGGAGGGCCGTCCCGGGCGCGGCCGCGCCGCCGGTCTTGGCCAGGGCGATGCGCTCGGGCCGGATGGCGAGGCACCCCTGCCCGTCGGCGACGCCGTCGGCGCGGATGCCCGGCAGGGCGCCGAGGCCCTCGACCACCAGCCGGTCGCCGGCAATGCGGCCCTCGATCAGGTTCATCTGGCCGAGGAAGCGGGCGGCGAAACGGTTGCGCGGCCGCTCATAGACCTCGGCCGGCGTGCCGAGCTGGGCGATGCGGCCGCGGTCGAGCACGGCGATGCGGTCGGACATCACCAGCGCCTCCTCCTGGTCGTGGGTGACGACGACGAAGGCGATGCCGATCTCGCGCTGCATGCGCTTGAGCTCCAGCTGCATCTGCTCACGCAGCCGCCGGTCGAGCGCCGACAGCGGCTCGTCGAGCAGCAGCAGCCGCGGCCGCTTGACCAGGGCGCGGGCGAGCGCCACGCGCTGGCGCTGGCCGCCGGAGAGCTGCGCCGGGCGGCGGCCGGCGAGGTCGGAGAGCAGCGTCAGGGCCAGCATGTCGCCGACGCGCCGGCGCACCTCGCCGCCCGCCACGCCCTCGGCCTCCAGGCCATAGGCGACGTTCTGCGCCACGGTCATGTGCGGGAACAGGGCGTAGGACTGGAACATCATGTTGACCGGCCGCCGGTTCGGCCGCGTCGCGGTGACGTCCTGCCCGTCGATCAGGAT from Labrys wisconsinensis encodes:
- a CDS encoding glycosyltransferase; this encodes MATIAFFPEAAYGPALNSVGIAQACEALGHKATFITAGDMAGTYAEYGFPEHIVTMAPPMGADELAQYWQTFINGHIPNFNKTPYEQVGTYVRDCWDAIVDTAVWAQKDLPRVLDAVKPDLICVDNVILFPAIKHYGKPWVRIISCSENEIPDPDIPPHLSGCAEGDKPGFAAFEAHFNAVIGPIHARFNDFLRENGEEPYPLGQFFEASPYLNILLYPEAVRFRRREPLDPGRFQYLEGSVRQDKPYVVPAFAANAGKPLIYVSFGSLGSGDTPVLKRLIAALGAMPVRALVNVGAYIDEYEAPPPNVVLGKWFPQPSVIPQVDAVIHHGGNNTFTECLYFGKPAIIMPYVWDGHDNAQRVDETGHGIKMHRASWSPDALAHNVHRLLTDEAMAARLAKASAAMQAAHGPSTAARRLDALLNGTPA
- a CDS encoding ABC transporter ATP-binding protein yields the protein MTPAGGDILTVERLTRRFGSLLAVDGVGLGVGAEEFFALLGPSGCGKTTLLRMIAGFEIADAGRILIDGQDVTATRPNRRPVNMMFQSYALFPHMTVAQNVAYGLEAEGVAGGEVRRRVGDMLALTLLSDLAGRRPAQLSGGQRQRVALARALVKRPRLLLLDEPLSALDRRLREQMQLELKRMQREIGIAFVVVTHDQEEALVMSDRIAVLDRGRIAQLGTPAEVYERPRNRFAARFLGQMNLIEGRIAGDRLVVEGLGALPGIRADGVADGQGCLAIRPERIALAKTGGAAAPGTALPGAVAEIAYHGAGQSVHLRLANGATLSIARRAADIDAAPLDVGDAAVAVFDPAHARLLGGGPEPASTPHGS